ATGACGGCGGTCTCTTTCGTGATAAGGGAGGTCAGGACGCCGTTTACGGTCATGTAGGCGGAGCTGAAGGCCATGGCCTCCTCCCTGCCGTGGAACGCCGCCAGCTTTTTCTCCAGGTCCCTGTGAGGACGGAAGGTTCCGCTTATGAAGCGGACCGCTCCAGGGCCTACGCCGTAGGTTGTTGCCCCGTCCTCCTCGGCCTTACGGAGATCGTCTCTGAGGGTAAGGCCAAGGTAGGAGTTTGAGTTCATCCTGATGAAGGGTTTGTCTCCGTAGCCCTTTACGAAATATCTAGGTCCTACGTCTCCCTCGGGCTTTGAAACGCCCTCTATTATGAGCTCCTTGCCCTTTGCCCTTCCCGACTCCCTGAGCGCGGTCAGGTCCGACGATAAAGTCGCTTCCAGTCTGTCTATCATTCTTTAAATCTCCTCTCCGATTTGAACGGGTCTAGCCCAGCTTGGCCCGGAGCTTCTCCAGCATATCGACGGTCATGGCCTCCAGGTCGTACTTGGGGTTCCAGTCCCATTCCTCCCTGGCGGCGGTGTCGTCGATGGAGTTGGGCCAGGACTCGGCGATGGCCTGTCTGTCTGGGTCCACGTCGAAGTCCAGCTTGAACCCTGGCACGTGCTTCTCGATAGCCGCCGCCAGCTGATTAGGCTCGAAACTCATGGCGGTTATGTTGAAGCAGCATCTATGGACCAGCCTGGTGGGGTCTGCCTCCATAAGCCCGATTACGCTGTCAAGGGCGTCGGGCATGTACATCATATCCATGTAGGTACCGGGGGCTATAAAACTGGTGTAGCTGCCCTTTTTGACCGCATCGTAGTAAATGTGTACGGCGTAGTCGGTGGTGCCCCCTCCTGGAGGTGTGTCGTAGGAGATAAGCCCAGGGAAGCGGACTCCTCTGGTGTCCAGACCGTACTTGTGGTTGTAGTAGTCGCAGAGGAGCTCGCCGGCGGTCTTTGCCACTCCGTATATGGTGTTAGGCCTCTGGATGGTGTCCTGAGGGGTCTTGTCCTGAGGGGTGGAGGGGCCGAAGGCGGCTATAGAGCTCGGGAAGAAGAAGGAACAGTTCTCCTGCCTGGCCACCTCAAGGGCGTTGTAGACGCCGTTCAAGTTGACATCCCAGCCGAGCTGGGGGTTCTTCTCCGCGTTAGCGGAGAGGATTCCCGCTAGGTGGAGTACGGTATCCGCCTTATGGGCCTTCACTATCTCAGCGAGCCTGGCTCCGTCCCTGACGTCGAGGATTTCAAAAGGACCTTCCCCTAGCCTCTCGGATCCCTCTTTCTTTACGTCGGTGGCCATCACCGCCGAGCTCCCGTACTCGTTTCTAAGCCTGTGAATAAGCTCCATACCTATCTGTCCCAATCCTCCGGTTACAACGATACGCTTCATATGTACTCCTCCTTGCGATAGGATTCACTTGTTGGTCCTTCTGTAAGATTATCACGAAAAGGAGGGGAGAGACAGGCTCTCCCCTCACGGGCTCGCGATACCAGGGTTAGGTCTAGTCTCCCGTCCCCATAGCGGGTTCGGTGGATTTAGAGGGTGCCCCGTCTTTCCCCGTCAGCTTGTTGACCAAGATAGCTATGGCTCCGTCGCCGGTCACGTTGCAGGCGGTTCCGAAGCTGTCCTGGGCCAGGTAGAGGGCTATCATGAGAGACAGCATGGTCGGGCTGAAGTGAAGCATCGACTCAAGGACTCCCAGGGCTGCCATAACCGCTCCTCCTGGAACTCCTGGGGCCGCTACCATGCAGATACCGAGCATCAATATAAACGGAAACATTGCGGCGAAGGACACGTCCATACCGTGGAGCATCATGACGGCGATGGCGCAACTGGCCAAGGTTATGGTGCTTCCCGATAGGTGTATCGTGGCGCAGAGGGGAACGACGAAGTCCGCTACGTCCTCCCTGACACCGTTGGCCTTGGTCTGCTGAAGTGTCACCGGTATGGTCGCCGCAGAGGACTGGGTCCCTATGGCGGTGAAGTATGCCGGAAGCATGTTCTTTATGGCCTTAAAGGGGTTCACTCCGGCTACAGATCCGGCGATAAAGTACTGTATGAGCAGCATGGTCACGTGCAGGGCGATGATGACGGCGTAGACTTTCATAAACACCGACATGATGGTCTGGACCTCTCCACCATAAGTGATATTTGCGAATATACCGCAGATGTGCAGAGGAAGCAAGGGTATTATTATGGAGGAGATGAGCTTAGCTATTATAGCCTGAAATTCGTGCATTATCTCGTTCATCTTTTTGCCTTCTGTAACAGCCATGCCTATTCCTAAGGTGAAGGCCATGAGAAGGGCGGTCATTACTCCCATGAGGGCGGGCATCTCAACGACAAAGAAAGGTGCCAGAAGGGCTTCCTCCGGGTTGCCGTGGGCTGTCGCCTCGGATACCATCGCTCCAACTTGAAGGAGATTGGGGAAAACCGAGCTGTCAACGAAGAAGGCTAATGTTCCAGCCAATATCGTCGACCCGTAGGCTATTGCGACGGTTAGTCCCAGTGTCCTACCGGCGTTCTTGCCGAGATCGCCTATTCCAGGGGCCACGAAACCCACTATAATAAGGGGAATACAGAAGCCGAGGAAGTTACCGAACAGTCCGTTAAAGGTGGCTAACATCCTCACTACTGCCTCAGGGGTGAACTTACCGATAAGAATACCTGCGATAATGGCGATTATCAGCTTGGGAAGAAGTCCCAACTTTCCTTTTCCGCTCATGAGCAGTCCCTCCATGTACAAAATAGGATATGTTATCTTTCGTTTACGATCATATACCTTTTTGCGTGATGGAACTATCGGGCCTGGAGGACAAAGCCCTTCCCTTGAGGCTGATATTATCTAAGGTTTTAGGGAAGGTCACCGGTTAAAGGATATGAGCCCCTCTCTTATGGCGTACTTTACCAGCTCTGCCAGGTTGTCCAGGCCAAGCTTCTGCATTATATGTTGTCTGTGAGTGCCTACGGTCTTAGAGCTCAGGTGGAGCCTGTCTCCGACCTCCTTATTGGTTTTTCCCTCCGCCAGGAGCACCAAAACCTCCAGCTCTCTAGGGGTCAGAGGCTCCCTCTGATCTGGAGACTTTATCGAAGAGACGTACAGTTTTGCCACTATGTGGGATATGCTGGGGCCCAGGTACATCTCGCCGCCTATAACCTTTCGGACTGCCTCCACCAGTTCGGTGGAGGCGCAGTCTTTCAGTAAAAAGCCCAGGGCGCCTGCTTTAAGCATCTCCGCCACGAAGCTCCTGTCGGCATACATCGACAGGGCGACCACCTTGGAGAGCCCTTGATCCACGATTCTCCTGGTGGCCTCTATCCCGTCCATATTGGGCATCATGACGTCCATTACGGTGATGTCCGGGCGGTGAACCTCGGCTAGCTCTAGGGCTTCGTTGCCGTCTCCTCCTTCCGCCACTACCGTCATGTCCTCCTGTCGGTTCAGGAGCAGTTTCAGCCCCTCCCTCAGTATCTGGTGATCGTCCGCCAGAAGGATCTTTATGGTCATTAGTTATCTCTCTCCTTTCTAAAGGGAACAAAAAGCCTGACCGACGTGCCTTCCCCTGGGATCGACCTTATGACCATACGACCTCCTAGGGATATTATCCTCTCCCTCAAGCTGAACAGGCCGAAGGACCGGCTATCCCGTCCTGTATGCTCTACGGTGGAGACGTCGAAACCCTGGCCGTCGTCGGATGCGGAAAGATACAGCCTGTTTTCCATGACCTTTGTCCGTACCGTCAGAGTGGTGGCCTTGGCGTGTTTCACCGTGTTCATCGCCAGCTCTCTAACCGCCCTGAACAAAAATGCCTTCATATCGTCGTTCATCTCCGGGATTTCCCCGTCGGAGATCGACTTTATCGACAGGCCGTAATCCTCCTCAAACCTCTCGGACAGCCTCTCTATGGCGGGGAAAAAGCCGAACCTGTAGAGAACAGGGGTCCCAAGCTCGAAGGTCAGAGTTCTGGTCGATCTAATGGTCTGATCGAGCATGGAGGTTATAGAGCCGATCTCCTCCTGGCAGGGCTTCTCCAGGGACTGGGCCAACATCTCCAGACGGAGCTTGGATAGAGCCAGGTTTTGGCCTATAGAGTCGTGGACCTCTGTGGCTATCTGACGTCTCTCTCGTTCCTCCGCCTCGGTCAGGGAGGTCGCTAAGGACCTGAGCCTCTCTCTGTGGAACGTTTCGTGTCTTCTTGCCTGTTCGAGCTGGCGATTTTTCTCCGTTAACTTGAGGTTTGATATCTCCGTCACCAGTCTCAGTTTTCTCTCGGTCTCCTTTTCCCTTATGTTCCTGCTGTATATCATGGCAAAATAGGCCAGCGATCCCAGACAAAAAAGGTATACCCCGTAAGCTAGAGGGGTTCTCCATAGAGGGGGAATTACGTCGATCTCCAGGACAGCCCCTTCCTCGTTCCAGACTCCGTTGTTGTTGGATCCTTTTACCCTGAAAAGGTATCTGCCGTCGGGAAGGTTGGTGTAGCTGGCGTCATTTCTGTTTCCCGAGTGAATCCAGTCCTCGTCGAAGCCCTCCAGTATGTATCGATACTCGTTGGATTCCGGGGCGGTGTAGTCCAGTGCCGCAAAGTGGATAGTGATGTAGTTTTGCCTTTGGGTCAGGGTTACCCTCCTAAATCCCCTGGTGCTTCTGTCCATAGGGACGGGTTTACCGAAAACCGAAACCTCGTTGATCACCACTGGAGGGATGTGGTCGTTCTCGCTGATGTTGCCGGGATAGAAGCTGTTGCATCCCTTGGTCCCTCCGAAGTACATTTTGCCGAATCGATCTATCACCGCCGCCCCTCGGTTGAACTCCTTTCCCTGGAGGCCGTCTCCGAGGGTGTAGTTCCGTATCTCTCCGGTCTTAGGGTCCAGCCTCGAAAGGCCGTTGTCGGTGCTGAGCCATAGCTGACCGTATCTATTCCTTAAAATACCCTTTACCACGTCTCCAGGAAGACCGTCCTCGGAGGTGTAGGCCCTCGATCTACCCTCGCCGATCCACTGAAGTCCCAAGTCGGTGCCTATCCAGAGCTCTTTATTCCAGGAGAACAGGCTGTGTATCCTGTCGCTTAGAGGGCCGTCTTTTAGATGGGAAGTCATGTTTATGCAGGAATCTCTGGAAGGGGATAGTGCAAATAGGCCGTCTCCGTCGGTGCCTAGCCAGAGGGTCCGAGATTCGTCCTCTATTATGGCGGTCACGTCGGAGCGAGATAGCCTTTTGTGGGCGAGGAAGGGAATTGCCCTATCGCCGTGCAGGTAAAAAAGCCCTCTTGACGTGCCTATCCAGACCTTGCCCTCTTCGTCGGTCATCAGTGCCTTTACCGACGGAGGAGGGAGGATGGAGGGGAAGCGAATCGGTTCAAAGCGATCTTCGGTCTTTACGTCCAGACCTCCGTCGGTTCCCACCAAAAGGGTCTCGTCGTCCAGTCTCAATAGGGACATCACCCTGTCACTGGTGAGACTGTAAGGATCTATAGGATCGTGTCTCCAGTAGGAGATGGTCTCTTTCCTTCCGTCGATCTCCCTGAGTCCTCCGCCGTAGGTTCCCGCCCATAGAGGTCCGTCATCGTCTTTCCAAAGGGCCCTTACGTCCTCGCCGACCAGTCCTCTTACGTTATAGGACCGGCTGTCGTATCTCTGAAAAGGCCTCTTGAGGTGGACCTTCTCTATGCCGTTGGAGAAGGTTCCAAACCAGATGACTCCCGTAAGATCGCCCATATGGATGGAGTTTCCCGTATCCCCCCATATGGAGAGGATAACGTTATCCCTGAGCCCATGGGGGGTGGAGTTGTCTTTGCGATAGATGGACATATATCTCGAATCGGGGTTAAACCGGACAATTCCCCCACCATCGGTGCCTATCCAAAGCTCTCCGAAAATATCCTCGTAGATACTCGATATAGACCTTTGCACGCCCCTGGGATACTCTAGAGGCTCAGGAGGGCTGAAATACCCGCCCTCTCGATCGAAGCTGTACAGTCGGCCTGCTCTTGTCCCTATCCATAGCCTATGTCTGTGGTCCTCGAGGATCGCGGTCACCTCACGGTCCTCCTGCGAGACGAAGGGGAGGGTGTGTAGATGAAACCCCCCTATCCCCCCTTGATAGAGCCCTTTTTCCGTTCCTACCCATATGGTTCCCGCTAGGTCGGAGGTGACGGTGTTTACCAATTCCTCCGGTCCTCCTAGCTCTCGGTAACGGTAAAAACGGTGTTCCCTGAGGCTCATCCTCTCCAGGCCAGCTCTGGTACCGACCCACAGACTATCTTTTCCGGCTATCTTAAGAGAGGTTACCCGATCGTCCATAAGGCTGTGCTCGTCGCCAGGAACACCGGTGAATCTTTGAAATGACTCGGTCTCAAGGTCCATTCGATTAAGGCCGGCCATGGTTCCTATCCAGAGCTCACCGTCAGGACCTTCTACCACCGAGGTCACCGAATTATCCGATATGCCGTCCTCCCTGTTCCATCTTCTCCTATATACCTTGAATTGATATCCATCGTACCGATTAAGTCCGCCATCGGTGCCGAACCACATATATCCTCTGCTATCCATGAGGATAGCTTTGACTGTGGTCTGGGATAGTCCCTCCTGGAGGGATAGGTTTTCAAATATAATCTCGTCTTTAGCGGATCCGGCGGAGGATATCAGGCTCAAGGTGAAAATCAGTATGGATATTAGCGTCCTTTTGGTCATAGCAGGGGACTGAAGAGTTTTGCTACGCTCTCCAGAGAACGGGTATAAACGGGCCTGTCGCTCCATTCTTCAAGGTGAAGCCTTCTGGATTTTTTAAGGTAGTTCCCCTGTATATCGGTGAGAGCGTCGGACTCCTCTTTACCGTAAAACACCAGGTTGATCTCGAAGTTCAGGGCGAATGATCGGATATCAAAATTGCTGGATCCGAAAAAGGCCAGCTCTCCGTCGACGGTCATGGTCTTTGCGTGGAGAAGGCCGTCGTTGAAGAGATATATCTCTATTCCCATGTCCAGAAGCTCCTGGTAGTAGGATCTAGCGGCGTGTCCTACCAGAAACTGGTCGCTTCTGTGGGGCACTATCAGCTGGACCTTGACGCCTCTCAGGGCGGCGACCTCCAGGGCCTGAAGGAGGCTTTCGTCGGGAATAAGGTAGGGTGTGGTTATGATGACCTTTTCCCTGGCGTCGTGGAGGGCACTCACTATAAGCCTTTGATAGTTCTCCGTCTTGTAGCTGGGGCCACTGGGAACGGTCTGTACCGCTATGGCACCGCAGTTATCCGAGGGCATGGTCAGCCGATCCAGGTCCGGTATATCTCCGGTCTCGACGTACCAGTCCTCGAGAAAGACCGCCTGAAGCTGTCTCACAACCGGTCCCTCCAGCCTAATGGACAGATCCCTCCATATTAGGTCGCTGTGGCCGTAGCGAGGGTCTATCATGTTGTGAGACCCTGTGTAGGCCACTTCACCGTCCACTATGGCCAGCTTACGGTGGTTCCTGAGGTCAAACCGGGCGGCGTGACGTCTGAATATACTGGCGGGAAGGGCCTCGGTAACCTTGACGCCCTTTCTTTTAAGCCACTCCAGATGCCCCTGTTTTGCCAGTTCGCTTGAGCCAACCGAGTCCACCATAAGGCGGCAGTCCAGTCCTCTCTCCGAAGCCCTCACCAACGCCTCTAAGACAGGGCCACCGACGTTATCGTCGGCGAAAATGTAATAAAGCAGATCGACGTGTCTGTTCGCTCTGTCTATATCGGAGACCAGCATAGCTGAAAGATCTTTCGCCTCGGAAATCAGAGTACCTTCGTTGCCTCCCACGATGGACATATGGCCTAAGGTCTCCGCTAGTCCCGAAATACGGTGTAGCGACGGAGGAAGGTCGGGCTGGGAGTAGCAAAGGGTCTTTTTGCACTTTAATCGGAGATCCTTCATCTGTTTCAGAAGCTCAGCGTGTCTCTTCATCCTCTTTTGAGGAAGCAGGTTTGATCCTACCGCCAAATATATCAGAGTACAGGGCCAGGGCCAGAAAAATATCACCATAAGCCAGGCCATTGCCGCCGTAGGGGTGTGTCTCATAGGAACCACCGCCAGCATGATGAACCGAATTACCCAGGAGGAAATGCTGTGAAGTGCCAGTAGGACCAGCCAGAATTGGTGGTCAGCTAGAGAGTAGCCCATAGTTACTGTCTCTCCTTTCGGATTTCCGTATTTTAAGGTCACAGACCAGGGGCAGATGGTCGGATAGATAGGTGCTCGGAACGAAGAAGCCCTGAGGCTCTATGTCCTCGGATACCAGGATAAAATCCAGCTCTTTTCTGGGCCTTCTGCACGGGAAGGTGGGGATCCCGCTTTTATTTACGGTGGACATTCCTGCCTTTATCAGAGGGGACAGCTCATCCGGTCCTTTCAAGGTGTTATAATCCCCCGCTATTATCAGAGGGCCTTTTCTGGAGGCACATATCTCCTTAAGGGCCCCTATCTGATGCTCTCGGCTGGCCTTGCCGAGGGATAGGTGGACCAGGACCATCGAGAAATCATTAAACTCCACCTCTAAGGCGTTTCTCTTCATACCTCTGCCTAGATCGTGGCAGTTCACCTTTAGGGGTGTATTTTTGGATATAACGGCGTTTCCCTGGCTTTTGAGCACCGGCAGTCGGGAGAGATTGTCCCTGTACTTAACGACAAAGTGGCTCTCTCCTCCTACCGCTTTAGCTATCTCCTTGGCCTGGCAGATCCCAGCCTGTCGATAGGAGCCGTTATCAGCCTCGACCAGTCCTACAAGGTCCGGCGATAGCCCCTGTAGGAAGGATTTTATAGCGTCAAATCGCCTGTAAGAGCGTCTCAGGCTCCCGGAAAAAGGGAAGGGCAGGTGGTAGGATAGCCCTGTTCCCGTACCGTACCTCACGTTATATATAACAAGTCTCACCGATTATCATGTCCTCTCTAGGCAAGGATGGCTATCGTTTGGGCTGTAGCTCTCTCTATGATATGATTTAGGAACAATACTCATCTTATATCACGGATCATATAATACCGCTTTATCGACAGGGGGTGGTAAGTTGTCCAAGAAAAAAAAGACGATTCTCTTGGTTGGAGGTCGGGCGATGGCGGTTGAGGACGAAAGGGCCATCCTGGAGGCTATGGGCTACGACGTAATAACCGTAGAAAGCGACCACAAAGCACTGGCCATTATGGAGGCGGAGATCGAAATCGATCTGGTCCTGCTTGCTTTCGACCTAGGTGCCGATGGGAAGTCCTTTAAGCTAGCCGAAAGGATTCGGATGGAAAGAGGAATTCCTGTGGTGTTCTTGGTGGAACCTGGATCACCCTTTCCTGAAGGCTACGACCACCTGATAAAGGGATCGGACCGGACGGTCTTTAGCTCAACCATAGGGAAGTTCCTCTCCGACGACCGGCCAGGGATCCTTCCCTCCGATAAAAAGGGCCTTTTTGAGGCCCTAGTGGAACAGATCGACGATATCGTGGTGGTAAAAGACCTCGATCTCAGAATCGTCGCCACGAATCATTCGTTGGTAAAAGCCGCAGGGTGCTCCTCTGTCTCCGATCTCCTGGGCAAGACCGACGAACAGATATTCGGCATCTCCGAGGAGGAAGAGCCGGTAAGGAGCTATATGGCCGACGAAAGGCACGCTCAAACCCTTCCCCAGGGCCAGTATATCCTCAAAGAGGAACCGATAGTCTATCCTGATGGTAGAACTCGGATATTCCTGACCAAAAAATATCCTATATACGATCCCTATGGACGGATAATAGGGACGGGAAATATCTCAAGGGACATCTCCGAGAGGAAGGAGAGCGACAGTAGGATTCAGGCCCTTCTGGAGGAAAAGGAGCTGATCCTGAGGGAGTCGCACCACAGGATCAAAAACAACATGAACACCGTGATGAGTATCCTATCGCTCCACGCCTGGAGTCTTACGGACCCGGTAGCGGTAGGAGCCTTGAGCGATGCCCAAAATCGGCTAGGTGCCATGGCTCTACTCTACGATAGGCTGTACAGATCGGGGTCGGTGGAGTCCATGTCGATCAAAGATTACCTACCTCCCCTTGTGGAGGACATCGTCAACACCTTCCCTCAGGGGAGATGTATATCGACTCTGCTGGAGGTGGAGGACGTAATCCTGCCTGCGGCGATCCTGTCCTCTTTGGGGATACTGATCAACGAGTTAGTTACCAATTCGATGAAATACGCCTTTGTATCCGGCGAAGGTTCTTTGAAGGTATCCGTTCGGAAAGGAGACCAGTCCCTTCGTGTGGAGATATCCGACGATGGTCCAGGTTTCCCGGAGAATTTTTGTTACGACGACCTGGAGAACTCCTCGGGCTTTGGTATGCGACTCATCTCCATGCTGATCCGTCAGTTGAGAGGATCTGTCACGATGAAAAACGACTCCGGTGCCCTCTCGACCCTTGAAATCCCTCTTTCTTTTGATAGCATTCAAAAAAATTAAATATAAATATTTTTGTCGAATTTTATAAAGGTTGTTGACAGGAAAGTAGATCCAAGGTAAACTGTTTTTGTCGCAAGGAAACGGTAGCGGCAAAAACATTTTTAGGAGGCAACACCTTGACTCGAGGAACTGTGAAATGGTTTAACGGCACTAAGGGCTATGGTTTCATCACTGGTGAGGACGGAAAGGATTACTTCGTTCACTTCAGCGCCATCAACGTAGACGGCTTCAAGACCCTGGATGAGGGTCAGGCCGTGACCTTCACCATCGAGAACGGTCAGAAGGGTCCCCAGGCTTCGAACGTTACGCCTGTTTAAACCTTTTCTTATCTGATCTCAAAAGCGACGACCTTCGGGTCGTCGCTTTGTGTTTACATCAAGGGCCTGAGGATATCCTCAGGCCCTTATGCTATCCGTAGAGGTGGCAGGATACCTTGTGTCCTGGCTCGACCTCGATCTCACTAGGGGCTGTTTTGGAGCATATATCCATGGCCTTAGGGCATCGCCCGTGGAAGAAGCATCCCGACGGCAGGTCTATCGCCCCAGGTATCTCCCCCTCCAGGTTTTTGCCCTGCCTCATGGAGGTGCCCGATATCCTCGGTATGGCGGAGAACAGTGCTAGGGTGTAGGGATGGAGGGGATTGCCGAATATGTGTTCCTTGCTCCCCTTCTCCGCTATCCTTCCTAGGTACATCACCGCCAGGTTGTCGCTTATATGCTTCACCACCGAGAGATCGTGGGCTATGAACATATAGGACAGAGAAAGCTCCTCCTTCAGGTCCATCATAAGGTTAAGTATCTGGGCCTGAATCGACACGTCCAGTGCGGAAACCGGCTCGTCCGCCACGATGAACTCCGGCTCCACCGCCAGTGCCCTCGCTATGCCTATCCTCTGCCTCTGCCCTCCGCTGAACTGGTGGGGATACCTAGACGCCTGTTCCGGCCTTATTCCTACCCTGCTGAGAAGCCCCATGGCCTTCTCCCTTGCCTCCTCCACCGACGATGCCGCCCTGTGGAACATCATGGGCTCAGTGAGTATGTCCACCACCCTCTGTCTCGGGTTCAGAGACGCATAAGGGTCCTGAAAGATCATCTGCATCTTTTTCCGTAGAGGAAGCATCTCTTCCCTGGAAAGGCCGGTGATATCCCTCCCGTCGTAGACGATTCTGCCCCCTTTGGGCTCTATGAGCTTTATTACAGTCCTAGCTACCGTGGACTTTCCGCAGCCCGACTCTCCGACGATAGAGAATACCTCCCCTTTGTCCATAGAGAAGCTGACCTTATTGACCGCCTTCACGATCCTCTCCCTCTTGACCAGTCGACCTCTCTCGAAAACTAACTTGCTTAAAAAATCGGTGTTCAGGTCGAACCGTTGTTCCAGGTCTGTTACCTCCAGAAGGCGGCCCATCTAAAGGACCTCCTCTCTAAAGGGAAAATGACAGGCTACCTGATGGTTCTGAGACATATGAATAACCTCCGGTTCCTGAACGTGACATATCTCTTGGGCCCTGGTGCATCTCGGGGCGAACTTGCAGCCCTTTGGCAGGTCGAACATGTTGGGGACTATGCCCTTTATGGTGTCCAGCCTGTTTTTATCCCTCTCCAGGTCGGGGATCGAGCCTATGAGCCCCTTCGTGTAGGGATGGGCGCTTACGTCTATTACGTCCCTTGTGGGGCCGCTCTCGACCACCTTGCCGCAGTACATGACGTTTATCCTGTCCGCCATCTCGGACACCACGGCCAGATCGTGGGTCACCAGTATAAGGGACCGTCCCTTGCCCCTGACCAGCTCCGCCATAAGCCTCAATATCTGGGCCTGGATCGTCACATCCAGGGCGGTCGTGGGCTCGTCGGCTATTATCAGCTTAGGGTTCGCTGCCAGGGCTATGGCTATGACCACCCTCTGTCTCATTCCGCCGCTGAACTGGTGGGGATAGGCCTTCAGCCGGCTCTCGGGGTTGGATATGCCCACCGACCGCAACAGCTCTATGGAAGCCGACCTTCTCTCCTTTGGGGACATATCTGTGTGGAGTAGCAAGGTCTCCTCGATCTGCTGCCCAATTGTGTAGACCGGGTTAAGGGAGGTCATAGGATCCTGGAATATCATCGATATGTCCTTGCCTCTGACCCTGTTCATCTGGGACTCGGACAGCCCCATCAGATCCTTCCCCTCGAAGAGGATTTCCCCCGACTCTATCCTTCCGGGCTCCTCTATTAGCCTTATGACGGAAAAGCCTGTCACCGACTTTCCACCGCCCGACTCGCCGACGATGGCCAGGATCTCCCCTTCGTCCACCCAGAAGGACACGTCGTCCACCGCCTTGACGGTCCCTTTGAAGGTGTGAAAATAGGTCCTCAGGTTCTTAACTTCCAGGAGTTTTTTAGTCATAGTCAGCCCTCCTCACTTGAGCTTAGGGTTAAGCTCGTCTCTCAGAAAGTCCCCAAGCAGGTTTATCCCGAAGACTATGACCATGATATAGAGCCCCGGAAGGATCGAGACCCACCACAGGCCGCTGTAGAGGACCGTAAAGCCGTTGTTGCAGAGCATACCCAGCGATGGCCTGGTCAGAGGCACACCCATGCCCAGAAAGCTCAGGCTGGCCTCGGTGAGGATAAAAGACCCCACCTGTATGGTGGATAGGACTATTATGGAGGCGAAGACGTTGGGCAGGACGTGTCGGAGCAGGATTCGTAGGTCCGGCAGGCCTATTACCTTCGCCGCCTCTATATACTCGCTTTTTTTGACCGACAATGTCTCTCCCCTGACGGTCCTGGCGTAGCGGACCCATCCCACCAAGGTCAAGGAGAGCAGGATGTTAAACACGCCCTTGCCCAACACGGACATCAAAAACAACGCTATCAGCATTGTCGGGAAGGACAGC
The uncultured Dethiosulfovibrio sp. genome window above contains:
- a CDS encoding L-threonine 3-dehydrogenase is translated as MKRIVVTGGLGQIGMELIHRLRNEYGSSAVMATDVKKEGSERLGEGPFEILDVRDGARLAEIVKAHKADTVLHLAGILSANAEKNPQLGWDVNLNGVYNALEVARQENCSFFFPSSIAAFGPSTPQDKTPQDTIQRPNTIYGVAKTAGELLCDYYNHKYGLDTRGVRFPGLISYDTPPGGGTTDYAVHIYYDAVKKGSYTSFIAPGTYMDMMYMPDALDSVIGLMEADPTRLVHRCCFNITAMSFEPNQLAAAIEKHVPGFKLDFDVDPDRQAIAESWPNSIDDTAAREEWDWNPKYDLEAMTVDMLEKLRAKLG
- a CDS encoding dicarboxylate/amino acid:cation symporter, translated to MSGKGKLGLLPKLIIAIIAGILIGKFTPEAVVRMLATFNGLFGNFLGFCIPLIIVGFVAPGIGDLGKNAGRTLGLTVAIAYGSTILAGTLAFFVDSSVFPNLLQVGAMVSEATAHGNPEEALLAPFFVVEMPALMGVMTALLMAFTLGIGMAVTEGKKMNEIMHEFQAIIAKLISSIIIPLLPLHICGIFANITYGGEVQTIMSVFMKVYAVIIALHVTMLLIQYFIAGSVAGVNPFKAIKNMLPAYFTAIGTQSSAATIPVTLQQTKANGVREDVADFVVPLCATIHLSGSTITLASCAIAVMMLHGMDVSFAAMFPFILMLGICMVAAPGVPGGAVMAALGVLESMLHFSPTMLSLMIALYLAQDSFGTACNVTGDGAIAILVNKLTGKDGAPSKSTEPAMGTGD
- a CDS encoding response regulator transcription factor: MTIKILLADDHQILREGLKLLLNRQEDMTVVAEGGDGNEALELAEVHRPDITVMDVMMPNMDGIEATRRIVDQGLSKVVALSMYADRSFVAEMLKAGALGFLLKDCASTELVEAVRKVIGGEMYLGPSISHIVAKLYVSSIKSPDQREPLTPRELEVLVLLAEGKTNKEVGDRLHLSSKTVGTHRQHIMQKLGLDNLAELVKYAIREGLISFNR
- a CDS encoding two-component regulator propeller domain-containing protein; this translates as MTKRTLISILIFTLSLISSAGSAKDEIIFENLSLQEGLSQTTVKAILMDSRGYMWFGTDGGLNRYDGYQFKVYRRRWNREDGISDNSVTSVVEGPDGELWIGTMAGLNRMDLETESFQRFTGVPGDEHSLMDDRVTSLKIAGKDSLWVGTRAGLERMSLREHRFYRYRELGGPEELVNTVTSDLAGTIWVGTEKGLYQGGIGGFHLHTLPFVSQEDREVTAILEDHRHRLWIGTRAGRLYSFDREGGYFSPPEPLEYPRGVQRSISSIYEDIFGELWIGTDGGGIVRFNPDSRYMSIYRKDNSTPHGLRDNVILSIWGDTGNSIHMGDLTGVIWFGTFSNGIEKVHLKRPFQRYDSRSYNVRGLVGEDVRALWKDDDGPLWAGTYGGGLREIDGRKETISYWRHDPIDPYSLTSDRVMSLLRLDDETLLVGTDGGLDVKTEDRFEPIRFPSILPPPSVKALMTDEEGKVWIGTSRGLFYLHGDRAIPFLAHKRLSRSDVTAIIEDESRTLWLGTDGDGLFALSPSRDSCINMTSHLKDGPLSDRIHSLFSWNKELWIGTDLGLQWIGEGRSRAYTSEDGLPGDVVKGILRNRYGQLWLSTDNGLSRLDPKTGEIRNYTLGDGLQGKEFNRGAAVIDRFGKMYFGGTKGCNSFYPGNISENDHIPPVVINEVSVFGKPVPMDRSTRGFRRVTLTQRQNYITIHFAALDYTAPESNEYRYILEGFDEDWIHSGNRNDASYTNLPDGRYLFRVKGSNNNGVWNEEGAVLEIDVIPPLWRTPLAYGVYLFCLGSLAYFAMIYSRNIREKETERKLRLVTEISNLKLTEKNRQLEQARRHETFHRERLRSLATSLTEAEERERRQIATEVHDSIGQNLALSKLRLEMLAQSLEKPCQEEIGSITSMLDQTIRSTRTLTFELGTPVLYRFGFFPAIERLSERFEEDYGLSIKSISDGEIPEMNDDMKAFLFRAVRELAMNTVKHAKATTLTVRTKVMENRLYLSASDDGQGFDVSTVEHTGRDSRSFGLFSLRERIISLGGRMVIRSIPGEGTSVRLFVPFRKERDN
- the cls gene encoding cardiolipin synthase, producing MGYSLADHQFWLVLLALHSISSWVIRFIMLAVVPMRHTPTAAMAWLMVIFFWPWPCTLIYLAVGSNLLPQKRMKRHAELLKQMKDLRLKCKKTLCYSQPDLPPSLHRISGLAETLGHMSIVGGNEGTLISEAKDLSAMLVSDIDRANRHVDLLYYIFADDNVGGPVLEALVRASERGLDCRLMVDSVGSSELAKQGHLEWLKRKGVKVTEALPASIFRRHAARFDLRNHRKLAIVDGEVAYTGSHNMIDPRYGHSDLIWRDLSIRLEGPVVRQLQAVFLEDWYVETGDIPDLDRLTMPSDNCGAIAVQTVPSGPSYKTENYQRLIVSALHDAREKVIITTPYLIPDESLLQALEVAALRGVKVQLIVPHRSDQFLVGHAARSYYQELLDMGIEIYLFNDGLLHAKTMTVDGELAFFGSSNFDIRSFALNFEINLVFYGKEESDALTDIQGNYLKKSRRLHLEEWSDRPVYTRSLESVAKLFSPLL